In the genome of Siniperca chuatsi isolate FFG_IHB_CAS linkage group LG17, ASM2008510v1, whole genome shotgun sequence, one region contains:
- the LOC122864360 gene encoding E3 ubiquitin-protein ligase RING2-A-like isoform X2 has product MAAPVNIQTPSKTWELSLYELHRSPQEAIMDGTEVAVSPRSLHSELMCPICLDMLKNTMTTKECLHRFCSDCIVTALRSGNKECPTCRKKLVSRRSLRRDSNFDALISKIYPSRDEYEAHQRRVLERLNRLHNKEALSSSIEEGLRQQARYRNHRVKKPTQESDNTTFSGGEDNGDARSHLSHDSAPSHTPHPPGQTPSEAGPSRKRPRVSDDGSGPEADSGSPTPPLRRHKEGPGSEIELVFRPHPQLVQDQDYNQTRYVKTTANATVDHLSKYLALRIALEEGQTNRETEDRGREEGGGETEGTAGSGEGPTLSNISEKQYTIYIMTRGGQFSTLNGSLTLELVNEKYWKVRKPLELYYAPTKDQQQPQPPPPQQPQQKSPPPPPPPPPQREG; this is encoded by the exons ATGGCAGCTCCGGTAAACATCCAGACTCCCAGTAAAACCTGGGAGCTGAGTCTGTATGAGCTTCACAGGAGCCCTCAG gaGGCGATCATGGATGGGACGGAGGTGGCGGTGTCTCCGCGCTCTCTGCACAGCGAGCTGATGTGTCCCATCTGTCTGGACATGCTGAAGAACACCATGACGACCAAAGAGTGTCTGCACCGCTTCTGCTCCGACTGCATCGTCACCGCGCTGCGATCAGG GAACAAAGAGTGTCCGACCTGCAGGAAGAAGCTGGTCTCCAGGCGTTCGCTGCGCCGAGACTCCAACTTCGACGCGCTGATCTCGAAGATCTACCCGAGCCGGGACGAGTACGAGGCCCACCAGCGCCGCGTCCTGGAGCGACTCAACAGGCTGCACAACAAGGAGGCGCTGAGCTCCAGCATCGAGGAGGGGCTCCGACAGCAGGCCCGCTACAG GAACCACCGGGTGAAGAAGCCGACTCAGGAGAGTGACAACACCACCTTCAGTGGTGGGGAAGATAACGGCGACGCCCGCTCACATCTATCTCATGACTCCGCCCCCTCACACACCCCTCACCCCCCCGGTCAGACCCCCTCAGAGGCCGGGCCGAGCCGCAAGCGGCCGCGAGTATCGGACGACGGCTCAGGGCCTGAGGCGGACAGCGGCAGCCCCACCCCTCCGCTGAGACGCCACAAAGAGGGGCCGGGCTCGGAGATAGAGCTGGTGTTCAGACCACACCCGCAGCTGGTCCAAGACCAGGACTACAACCAGACCAG ATATGTGAAGACGACAGCCAACGCCACAGTGGACCATCTGTCTAAATACCTCGCTCTGCGCATCGCTCTGGAGGAGGGACAGACCAACCGAGAGACggaggacagaggaagagaggaggggggaggagaaaCTGAAGGAACAGCAGGAAGTGGAGAAGGGCCGACTCTGAGCAACATCAGTGAGAAACAGTACACCATCTACATCATGACGAGAGGAGGACAGTTCTCT ACGCTGAACGGCTCTCTGACTCTGGAGTTGGTCAACGAGAAATACTGGAAGGTCAGGAAGCCTCTGGAGCTTTACTACGCTCCCACCAAGGACCAGCAGCAACCACAACCGCCACCGCCACAGCAACCGCAACAgaagtctcctcctcctcctcctcctcctccaccacagaGGGAGGGGTGA
- the LOC122864360 gene encoding E3 ubiquitin-protein ligase RING2-A-like isoform X1 yields MAAPVNIQTPSKTWELSLYELHRSPQEAIMDGTEVAVSPRSLHSELMCPICLDMLKNTMTTKECLHRFCSDCIVTALRSGNKECPTCRKKLVSRRSLRRDSNFDALISKIYPSRDEYEAHQRRVLERLNRLHNKEALSSSIEEGLRQQARYRSERNHRVKKPTQESDNTTFSGGEDNGDARSHLSHDSAPSHTPHPPGQTPSEAGPSRKRPRVSDDGSGPEADSGSPTPPLRRHKEGPGSEIELVFRPHPQLVQDQDYNQTRYVKTTANATVDHLSKYLALRIALEEGQTNRETEDRGREEGGGETEGTAGSGEGPTLSNISEKQYTIYIMTRGGQFSTLNGSLTLELVNEKYWKVRKPLELYYAPTKDQQQPQPPPPQQPQQKSPPPPPPPPPQREG; encoded by the exons ATGGCAGCTCCGGTAAACATCCAGACTCCCAGTAAAACCTGGGAGCTGAGTCTGTATGAGCTTCACAGGAGCCCTCAG gaGGCGATCATGGATGGGACGGAGGTGGCGGTGTCTCCGCGCTCTCTGCACAGCGAGCTGATGTGTCCCATCTGTCTGGACATGCTGAAGAACACCATGACGACCAAAGAGTGTCTGCACCGCTTCTGCTCCGACTGCATCGTCACCGCGCTGCGATCAGG GAACAAAGAGTGTCCGACCTGCAGGAAGAAGCTGGTCTCCAGGCGTTCGCTGCGCCGAGACTCCAACTTCGACGCGCTGATCTCGAAGATCTACCCGAGCCGGGACGAGTACGAGGCCCACCAGCGCCGCGTCCTGGAGCGACTCAACAGGCTGCACAACAAGGAGGCGCTGAGCTCCAGCATCGAGGAGGGGCTCCGACAGCAGGCCCGCTACAGGTCCGAGAG GAACCACCGGGTGAAGAAGCCGACTCAGGAGAGTGACAACACCACCTTCAGTGGTGGGGAAGATAACGGCGACGCCCGCTCACATCTATCTCATGACTCCGCCCCCTCACACACCCCTCACCCCCCCGGTCAGACCCCCTCAGAGGCCGGGCCGAGCCGCAAGCGGCCGCGAGTATCGGACGACGGCTCAGGGCCTGAGGCGGACAGCGGCAGCCCCACCCCTCCGCTGAGACGCCACAAAGAGGGGCCGGGCTCGGAGATAGAGCTGGTGTTCAGACCACACCCGCAGCTGGTCCAAGACCAGGACTACAACCAGACCAG ATATGTGAAGACGACAGCCAACGCCACAGTGGACCATCTGTCTAAATACCTCGCTCTGCGCATCGCTCTGGAGGAGGGACAGACCAACCGAGAGACggaggacagaggaagagaggaggggggaggagaaaCTGAAGGAACAGCAGGAAGTGGAGAAGGGCCGACTCTGAGCAACATCAGTGAGAAACAGTACACCATCTACATCATGACGAGAGGAGGACAGTTCTCT ACGCTGAACGGCTCTCTGACTCTGGAGTTGGTCAACGAGAAATACTGGAAGGTCAGGAAGCCTCTGGAGCTTTACTACGCTCCCACCAAGGACCAGCAGCAACCACAACCGCCACCGCCACAGCAACCGCAACAgaagtctcctcctcctcctcctcctcctccaccacagaGGGAGGGGTGA
- the rps18 gene encoding 40S ribosomal protein S18, which yields MIESEGLTSVRRQGQTLARTLQLPLRTEPTSKMSLVIPEKFQHILRVLNTNIDGRRKIAFAITAIKGVGRRYAHVVLRKADIDLNKRAGELTDEEVERVVTIMQNPRQYKIPDWFLNRQKDVKDGKYSQVLANGLDNKLREDLERLKKIRAHRGLRHFWGLRVRGQHTKTTGRRGRTVGVSKKK from the exons ATG ATTGAAAGTGAGGGACTGACTTCCGTTCGCCGACAGGGTCAAACTCTCGCGAGAACGTTGCAGCTTCCTCTTCGCACGGAACCTACTTCCAAGATG TCTCTGGTCATCCCCGAGAAGTTCCAGCACATTCTTCGTGTTCTCAACACGAACATCGATGGTAGGAGGAAGATCGCCTTCGCCATCACTGCCATCAAG GGTGTTGGCAGACGTTACGCCCATGTCGTCCTGAGGAAGGCAGACATCGACCTCAACAAGAGGGCCGGAGAGCTGACCGATGAGGAG gtTGAGCGCGTGGTGACCATCATGCAGAATCCTCGCCAGTACAAAATCCCTGACTGGTTCCTCAACAGGCAGAAGGACGTCAAGGACGGCAAATACAGCCAG GTCCTCGCTAACGGTCTGGACAACAAGCTGAGAGAAGATCTGGAGAGGCTGAAGAAGATCAGGGCTCACCGTGGTCTCAGGCACTTCTGGGG TCTGCGTGTGCGCGGTCAGCACACCAAGACCACCGGCCGTCGCGGTCGCACCGTCGGTGTGTCCAAGAAGAAGTAA